tcacctctcagcttcttaaaattcgccttcctccaatttagaactcttgctgctgttttatctttgtccttttccatgattatgttaaaacgTACTGTATTACggtcattatctccaaaatggtcacccacagttacttcctccacttgcccaacttcattactgaagactaaatctagaattgtgccccctctcattgggcttgttgcgTGCTGGCTAAAAAGTTCTCAAACGCAgtacaagaattttgtcccctctgcccttcacactgtttgtatcccagttgatattcgggtagctgaaatcccccaactattattgccctatagtttttgcactcagaaatttgcctacatatttgttcttctacctccctctcacttttCTTTTTAGGCAAACTGAGATTCAACTTATTTTGATAGCTATTTTGGTGCAAGTATTGTTGAGTACTTGGTCATTAATACTTTTTTACCATAAGGAGCATGTATTTTTTTCTAAATTGAAAACCCCAGTTAAATTTCTGCTATACATTCTCTTTGAGGCAATGCACTGTTTATCCAGGTGATGAGTGAACTTTTAACCATTCAGATGAAAAATTCTTTGTCAAAACCTTGTATGTCTGATGTACTTGTTAATTTCCTGTGTCTTTCCAAAACATTATTAAATGTAAATATTTACTTGCTAGAGAGAATTGTTTCCTGCTGTTCCTATGGAGCATGCTATTTTGTCCTGTACACTTAATTTTTTCTTCCTGTCACAAaagattttatttttgtactaaaatcttggacttctatatgttccaaaaaaaaactgaaaaaaggatgttgctcagtgaaagacacctgcaaaaataattggaatccagcaatgttttgaaaggaagttcagagcaTAGTTGaattttatggatgttttgaaaggaagttaaacttgtaaaaggacaggaaggtcagcagtttcaaggaaatcacaggggctTGACCTTTCTTAGAACAGTTTGTGATCAGGGTGAGAcactgtctggacatgtgaccatgttcaggaaggctcttttttcactttggatccttttaaaagcctgtgaattggagaaAGAGCAGACATTTAAGATCTTTTCTTGACCTGCCTGTAGCAAAAGAACCCAGAAAAGTGctacctctctgtaaaggagactctcttctcttgaaaagaaatcctgcatttgaaaggtagcagattgcTGTTGCCTCCAATCTCTGAAGAATTTATacttccagtgagattcctgctgcctcctgtgttctaagaaacTCCTGAAATCTTAATTCTTcttctgctagactgctgcttcaaaacccaggcagacctgttgctacacccctgatggaagacctatgtgatacctgctgcagttaaatttccatgaacacctacccattacagactgttcttcagtctcgcctggagagactgagtggcattcGAATATTCGACCCTGGGACGCCTCATCGTACCAAAAATATCCTACTAGAAcatgaacctcaattatttttattattccttctattcctaagaaacagttataatccaaaatcccattttgaaactggttaactgtttctttttgaatgtatgtggctgcatgagggttaaggaaatatGGGTTTTTTCATGTatttatcttgttagtagttaagacctttttttttctaataaatagtttaatgtttaagtaacattcgcgccacacaagtgccgggcaatgaccacctccaacaagagagaatctaaccatctccccatgacattcaacagcattaccatcgctgaatcccccactatcaacatcctcggggctaccattgaccagaaactgaactggagtagccatataaataccgtgactacaagagcaggtcagaggctaggaatcctgtggcgagtaactcacctcctgactccccaaagcctgtccaccatctacaaggcgcaagtcaggagtgtgatggaatactctccatttgcctggatgggtgcagctccaacaacactcaagaagttctacaccatccaggacaaagcagcccgcttgattggcacaccatccacaaacattcacttcctccaccaccaatgcacagcggcagcagtgtgtaccatctacaagatgcactgcagcaatgcaccaaggctccttagacagcatcttccaaacccgcgacctctacaaactagaaggacaagggcagcaaatacatgggaatatcaccacctgcaagttcccctccaagtcacacaccatcctgacttggaactatatcgccgttccttcactgtcgctgggtcaaaatcctggaactcccttcctaacagcactgtgggtctacctaccccaaatggactgcagcggttcaagaaggcagctcaccaccactttctcaagggcaattagggatgggcaataaatgctggcctgaccagcgacgcctacatccaatgaatgaataaaaaaaaataaagaaacctggtttgttgtgctttattctggagtgtttaatttggctagtctttgttaggtgggaaactttatttgatatgctatgacctgtggagtagtgggactgaattaacagtgcattactcctgccttggtcctaACAATCCAGAAGCTCATCAAAAGCAGGACCTGTGCTGCTGCAGCAGTTATTTCCCAGTCTTTCCTGAAGGTACTAACTCATGCGTGGTTCCGTGGCTGTCCTGATGTACCTTATTCGGCTGACCTATTTATTCAGTGAAAGCCCAGGTGGTgaatatcagaaatgctgttttgacCTTGGCATTATTTCTGAATCCTATCCTGTCCTTACCAGATGTCAACATATAATTTCTCATTGGGAATATGGACTAATGAACAAAATAGTACTCACATGGTCAGGGACTCTAATACGATATATGCTGTCTCCATTGCTATTCTCTTTTGGGGATCAATTAAGTCATGTCAACTTCCAGATTAAGAATTGAATGTAGGCATTTGTGGTTTGAGTAATTCTGTGCTCAACTATTTAAAGTGTTGAATATTGATAACACATTAGATATATATTGTCTCAAAATTAGACATTGGATTTAAAAATGGCAGAATGCTGTCTCATTTCAGTTATTTTAATTATAGATGTGTACTTGCTCTTCAGTGGTCTATGCATTAAAAGCAAATTTGAGTTACATTTGAAGGGGTAGTAGAATATTACTTGCCCTTATGTTCAAGGATGGCTGTGGAAGTAAACTTAAAATCTTGTACAGTTGCAATAAGGTTTGCTATTCTGATGTTGACATTAAGAGTGGTGTGGGTGGGTATCCTGTCTGACCTGCGGTGTGCTAAATGTTCTGTGTTTTTTTGTAATTAATGAAGAAAGTGCCTTAAGATTGCACTTTTACAACAAAATTAGTCTTGAAACAAAGCGAAAGGACAGGGTATTGGTATGAGATAAGGCATTTATACTTAACCTTATTTTGAAATCTTGTCTCTCCACACTACCCGGTGAGATTTTTGAACTGTCTTTCTAATATAAAGGAAAATTTGAAAATGAGAGCTTTTCAATATTTGATCTTATGGTATCACACTTCCTCTTCTAAAGGTGTTACTTTTATTTGTAGTATGGTCATATCATCCAACAACAATTAATCAATGTATCCATTCTTCACATGTGAGTCTTGGTATTGATGATCTGTGGCTAAACCGACATAGCAGAGTCCAGTTCAGTCTTTGACCAACATTCACAAGtttctttttattttaaaagtgGGTAATAATTGGGACAGAGGTTCTAGGATCTCACTCCAGCTACTTGAGGTTAGGACCTAGAACCCCTTAGATCCAGATACCGCTGTGATGTCATACTGCAAGTGATGCCAGAGTAGATTTTATGATCAATTTATTGTTGTATTTATCCAAGCATTCCAACAAGGAAGACCATACCTAGTGAAATTTTGGCCTGATTCAATTGAGGTGGGTACTATACTTGGACCAGACTTTCATTGAGAATTTTTTTTCCCCCCATTTTTGTCCCCAAGTTACTTACTTTTTGCTAAGGTAGCTTTATGGGTGATAGccctccaataattcgcccacattTCCATTCTTCTTATCTGAGTGATGTCTCCATTTTTGTCGCACAGTATTTTGGGTGGAAAAGTTACTTGTGTTGATTTATTTTCATTAAGCAGTGTATTCTCAAGTTTTCTTTTCAAAATACAAGGATTAAAATATTAGAGGAAAGACTAAACAAGTAATTCATTAACTTATCTAAGTAATTGCGAAATGCCATATCCATTGTTTTGGAAAGTAATTTGATCCCTGTTTGTgaacaaaacaaaataaaaagcTAGAGGCTGGGATGCAGGCAGAGGATTTTGAAAGATGTTACAAAAACTTTCGCCAGGCTCAGTTAAATGTTGCTGGAAATAAAATCTAATAGCCTCTATCTTAAACATGCATCTGTATAAAATGAGTGTCTTTTGATTTGATTTACATTTTTAATTCTAGATCTAATTTACGAATAATCCATGTAGTTGAACTTTGTGCTCCACTTGTATTTGCTGTTAACATAGTAGGCCATGGATAGAACTGTTCTTCTAGATATGGTTAACGAGCTGACTTTTTGTAGTTGATGTCGGTCCAAGATAATGGCTGAAATATTGTGAAGTAATACTCTATCAGATTGTAGCATTCTGAAGTGCATAAGAAGTCTTTGTCATAGTGTTTAGTTTATAATCCGTGTGCTCGTGATTTTAGTAGAGGTAACAAATCACATTTGGTACACCAAGAGTGCACATGCTGGATGGAAGATCTAGCTCCCTCTACTCTGTTGCAGTAGAGTCATTTAGAgtgcacaaggaggccattcagccctttgagtctatgctggctccaaggaactatgcagtcagtcccgctcccctgctcgatccccatagccctgcaagtctctttCTCTCGCGttgccatccaacctcctcttgaagttattgatctttctctagtttctgtcccatatcccttcatgtccTATCCAAACTTATCTCGTTAATGAGACTCTACTCGCtttcttgaccctattcccactaaactgctgacctccCCTCCTGACTTACATGTTAATTGTTCCCTTTTGTCCAGTACTGTcgtcctctccttcaaatctgccactatcaccccctcctcaaaaagaaAAAACCTTTGACCTGTCCATCCTAGTAAACTCCCTCCCTTTTCTCTCAAGTCCTGGACCATATTGTCTCCTCCTAAATTCATgttcatctttcctggaactctgtttgaattcctccagttaggcttccactgctatcacagtaccaaaacggctcttaGGATGTCATTTATGAGTTTGCTGTTTGACTGACAATGGCCATATCCTTCTTCGTCCTCCTCAATCTGTCTGTAGCCTTCGACATGGTTGGCCATGCCACCACCACCTaacacctctccaccatcatccagctgggtgggactgcatcaGCTGATCCAATTCTTATCCATCCAGTCACAGCCAAAGAATTACCTGCAACAGTTGCTGTTCCTGCTTCCGCACTGTTGCTTCTGGTGTccttcaaggatctatccttggcccttctttcctatttctcatctacatgctatccCTTGCAACATTGTCCAAAAAGAGTGTCAATTTCCCAGCTCATGACAGCATTCAGCCTGCATCTTTATGACTTGGCTcaactccttcactgtctctaaattgtcagagtttgtctaacatccagtactggatgagcagaaaataATATCCTTTAGCTCTACAAACCTGAGTCTCTCCTGCTCCTCCTGCTATGATTTGTGACTTTTGTTTTGTCGCTTATAGCTTACACCAGCCATCCTGGCTGAGCTTGCCCAGGTAGCCGCAGTTTATTCTCTTGGTTCTCGCCCAAATGGATTTCAATGGTCCATGCTCATTTCAAATGGAAGTCTTGCAGGTGGAGAAAACATTTCTCACCAGTCCAGGTTTCAACTTGAACTCCGATCTCCATAGCGAAAGGCAAGCTTCTAACCCATTGCACCATCCAATGCACATGTTTCAATATATTTACCTTTTTATTGTAAATCTCATTCTGGTTTTAAAAAGTACAAGGAGTCCAATGTGCCATTTATAGAATGGCCTTGTTGATCATTTCTATATGTTTCACAGCTTAGGTTTTTAATGAATTTGCAGTGTTAATTATTTCTAATGGTTTTAAAGGCTAATTTGAAAAGACACTGTTTGGTTGGGCCAGCATGGCAGTGGTATCGGGCTGAAGTTGAGTTAAAGCACTGTTATAATATCTTTTTGTTTGCATGTGCTGCTAGCAAAGTAATGTAGCAAAACTAAGCACCTGACTGTGTATTTGCATCTGCCTAATATCCAACCATTGGATTTGACTACTTCTGTTTGTTTCCTGTAACACTGCCTTCTGTCGGCTAATTACTTTTCATGTTTGTTCTATCCATCTCTCCTGAAGGCTATCCAACCATTCACTCAACACTGAGTTCCCAGTCATCCATTGACAGTGAGTTAAGCACCTCTGATGACTCTATCTCCATGGGGTATAAATTGCAAGATCTGACCGATGTCCAGATCATGGCTCGATTACAGGAAGAAAGTAAGTGGAAATATGAAGTAGCACAACATTAACTTATTTTCATTGTATAATGTGTCTGAAGTGGGACAGCTGGCTGTGGCAGATTTGGTGCGTTGCATCAGGTATGAATGGTTGTCTGGATGTCCTTTCGAGATTGCAGTTTGTTGAAGGGGAGAAATAAAACCGTACGCGCTTATGAAAATCTTGTGCTTTCTTTGTAAAGGTCTTCGTCAGGATTATGCCTCCAGTTCAGCATCAGCTTCCCGCCGTAGCTCCAGTGCCTCTCTAAATTCCCTCAGGCGAGGTACTTACAGTGATCAGGAGTTTGACACTTATAGTCTGgatgatgaagatgaatatgatTACTCTTTACCCCAACACAGTGTGCACAGATACTCTCCTTCTCCACGGAATTCACCTCGATCTCAGTCTCCAGTTAGAGGAGCAGCCACTGCAGGCAGAGTTCGGCCTTCACGACGCTGTTTGCAGGGTCGTGTGTCTGAGCTCATGAGTTACACGAAGAATCAAGGTACCATATGAGTTTTAATCTATGGTTAAATTAAGTGAGACGTTCCTGCAGTTTTTATTTTAAGGAGTGAAAAATTTCCATTACGTTTAGTACAGTTCTTTCTACATTGAACTTGTCATTTCAGTGAATCGTATTTTAGATATGCATACTTTGTTTTAAACACCCACACTTTTAAATTATTTTGTGTATAAAGTGTTTATCTTCTAccctgagttcttttatgttgcatGTGCAAAGCAATttttttgttcttggaatgtgggcatcagtAACAAgatagtatttattgcccattcctagtttccCTGAGAGCATTAGAATCAACCGCATAGTTTTGAACTGAAGTTGCACGTAGGTTAGATTGGCTAACAGTCTTGTTTCACTTCATTAGAGGAAATGCGCCGTAGTATGCCCAACCTGGCCAAGTCTGGGATTCGCTGTTCTGACTCTGGCAGAAACAGTCGAAGCTTTGAATCTAATCTGCAAATTCCCAGCAGTCGAATTTCACGGTTGCAGCAGTCTCCAGCTGGTATGTTACATTAGATCTATTCTGAGCAGTAGGGAAAACCTTTAACTGATCACCAATGCCATGCTTCAATCTTCAGTTTTTTCAGATGTGAAAACCCAGAACAAATGTATGGTATGTTAAACTCCCTTGCTTTCTGTTTTCATTGAAAATTTCAATGtaatattaaacatcaaaagagGTTTCCGTTCATGTCTTGCTTTCAATAACAGTAAGTAACAACGGCCAGCCTAACTTTAAAAGAAAAATCACAGGGCCATCAATCGATTTTGAGCAACATTTGTGGTCTCACACCCTGTGGGATTTGGATATCTGAAGGAATTTAGATTGTACGGCTTTGGCATCAGATTTGATGTCGTCTGCTGTTCCTGCAACCAAACTCTTGAGTTTTCCTTTCCTCGAGATAATAGATTTGGTGCTGACAAAATTCACATCCAgcaattggaaaggattctgagaatgTCCCCCTCACTGATGGAGTAGGTCTTTGTTCTAGGACTAAATTGTCATCATCCTTTATTGTGGTCCAATAGTTAAATGAGCCTGGGGGGATACAAAGTAAGACTCTGTGCCAACTGACCTGGAAACTTGGGTCTGAATGTAGTGTTCACATGTATAACCATGGTGAGATGGATTTCCTGTCACAATTCCTTAAGATCAGTGCAAATAGTGAGGCAAACAATGTCAACAAATTGGGGAAAGAGTAGATGGGACCCAAAGGCTATAAGAGGCAACTGCTGGATGGGTTGACAGATTGAAAATAAATTCCTCCTTGTTGGAGGAAAATgactgttaatgggtatcatggaaGAGATAAAGATGCTACTATTTGACCATTCCGCCAAGAGAAATGAAGGCTGTGTAGTCTTGAGGCAAGAAATgtgaaggaagctgctgctgaagTAGACCAACTGCAAATGTattatatttatttatatttagagatacagcactgaaataggcccttcggcccaccgagtctgtgtcgactaacaaccacccatttatactaaccctacagtaatgtgTGAATAGGTTTCAAAGATGAGCAGAAGTGTAATTGATATGGAGAAAGAAAAGCTTTTGACAACCCTTGATAGTCTTTAACTACAGTATAAATAAATCTCTGCATTATTATaacaaaatgatggaaatactcagcaggtccggtaaTGTCTTTGGAGAGagtaagagttaacgtttcaggccgatgacctttcatccTGTGTTATGGACAGTGTTGTGCTGTGAAGCCACATCCACTGAACCAGCCATGAATCAGTAGCTGATTTGGACTGATAAATTCAGCTCCCTCACAGCCTACTTAAGTAACATTCAAGTCAGTATATCAGATGCCAGCAGCACTTGCTGCTAAGACAAACTATATCTAAAAACAGCAAAATAGTTGTACACGAAGTGCCACAGAGTGGGAGAATGCAGATTCAATCTGTCACTGTCAAGTTGTCTATATGAGCTGTGCTGCCTAGGAATGGAAAAAGTATCCTCAGCAGACTACTCTCCATTGCCCTCGGGTAGCCAGGTAAAGAAAGACACCCACTCCAATTTAAAAGCAGCCCCTCTTTTCTGGAATATAGAAACAGCTGCACATCCGCATCCAACTGCAGCTGACCTGGGCTACTTGATATTGACTTAGTAACAGAAAGTAGAAGAAGTGTTCTGTTCCCCAGTACTGACCACCTTCATGCACCTTGAGTGCACTAAAATCAGTTGTTCAACTGAATTGAGAATTTTGTTCTTGTTCATTTCTCTGCATTTTAACTTCATACTTTGCAAATCTGTTTGTTCAAggtgaattttaatttttaaaggagaGGCTATGAGTTGTACTTTTCTTAGTTTTAGCAAGAAAGATGCGTGTAAAGCATACAACAATTTTTAGACTTGCAAATTGTAGCAAAAAAGTAATTGCAAGGGACCCTACTATGGTAAATTTTCTAGAAGTTTTAACTTATGCTAGAGCGGCACATGCTTATCTATTAAATTTATTACACATGCTTATCTACTAAGTTTATTACTAGAGCTGTACCCATTCAGCTATATGTTTACCCTATTTATGGTGGGAATTTGTGGTAATGCTATTCACCTTTCTTGAAAATTTCTTGGTACTTCAATCCACATTTTAAATTTAGCAGTCACATTCAAAAGGTACGTGgaagatccccattatccactttgcttgttacatcttcgaagaactctagcaaattagtcaaacatgatttacccttcatactactgggcggcgcagtggttagcaccgcagctcacggctccagcgacccgggttcaattctgggtactgcctgtgcggagtttgcaagttctccctgtgactgcgtgggtttttgccgggtactccggtttcctcccacagctaaagacttgcaggttgataggtaaattggccatcataagttgcccctagtataggtaggtggtaggggagttgagggaaggtggggatgtggtagaaatatgggattaatgtaggatgagtataaatgggtggttgatggtcggcacagacttggtgggccgaagggcccatttcagtgctgtatctctaaataaataaaaaataaaaaaatgctcCTAAGAAGAACAATGAGAGTGCATTGGTCATTTCTTTTCTCATTTTGTTTAGGTCCATCTACTGGTAAGCTCAGGTATACTACTGGTAACAGCAGTCAGATTCCACTCTCAAACAGACAGCCAGTGAAAGCTATTGCTAACAGTAACTCTCCATTGATGCAGAGGCATCCAATGAAAACCACAGGATACCCAGGTTCTGGGAGCAATGTTCGTAGAATCCAGTCTCCCACTTGTTCAAGCACTTCAACTAGCATTGCCTCAACTGGAAGATCCTCTAGCTCAGCTCCTGTACCTAGGAGCACCCCGACGAAGTCACGAGTTACTGGCACTTGCACTGCCACAGTTTCCAAGAGCAAACTTTTACAGACAACAAGGAGGCAAGTCTAAAATATTGGTGATTTCAGTTCAAAAATAAAAGAATGGTAAATGTTCTTGGGAGTTCCTTTTAAGTGTTGTGAATTTGTGCAGATCTCATGATTGAAGTTAATTTAGCTCTTGACTTGCTTTCCTTTATTATGACTGTCCTTGCATTTTCTGATGCTATCTGATCAGGAACCTTTTAAGCATATTTAAAGGTTGTGCAGCTACGTGCTAAACATCTTGGTCCTTGGGAATAAGAATAGGAAAGGATCGTCTTGTTAAAGATGTGAGACTTCTGTTTGAACAGACAATGTTCCAAATAATCTCCCCAAATATATGGTTTAGTGACTAACTCAAATTTGTTAGGGTATTTTCTTTAAACACCAATATTCTCTCGAATAGGATTGCCTCTTTTGTTATATTGGCGCCAGGTGTTCTCTACCCTGGCTGTTCATATGTGAACCTTGATGGTGTTGCAGGCTATTTAACATGTATAGAGTTTCAACTGTTCTCCGATGAATAGGGCAACCTGTGGCTTGCCCCAATTCTCTCAATTTGATTTATCCTTGACATGTCCTTGTGTCCCTTTTTAATttaaaatagttaaaagtaaagcatTTTCATCTGTCTTGATCAAAAATAACTAAGGTACCCAGGAGTACTGTTATACAGAGCATGATGTGAATTCTTAGAGAACATGTCAATTGTAGTTTTTCCACATTACCCCAGCTGGAGATTCTTGAGATGCAGCCTCCTAGACCTAGATGCTTAAATAAGAGGAATCATTTGTGTCCAAGCAGTCTGTCGATGGTCTGCCAAAGTACTGCCATATTTTTTCTGTAGGAATAATGATGTTGCTTCACATTGTAACCAGATTTCAGAAGGTGCTCCATCCAAGCAGACATGGGGCTCTTAAGAAAATAATCACATGGAAGTTTTACCTGCCAAAACACTAATGTACAAGTAAAAAGTACTTAATCAAATTAATACTGATCTTATAACTTACAATGTGCTTAGTTGTTTTCCCTCTTTTCCTACCTTTTTTTAGTTCTGACCCATTATTGGCCACTAAAAATAAATCAtacaaattatttttaaaaatcagaaaatTAAAAATGGCAAAGAATGCAAAATAAGAGGCAGGGTAATTGGAGAATATCCAGATAGGCAGGCAGTTAAAATACAGTAAAATGATTAAAGATGCAAGGAAAGGAAAGATTATCCTACATGTAATTGGGAAAGGGGTGGGGGGTAGTGGATTTGTGCCAGTAAGAAGCTGCTTGGGGACTGACAACCAGTAGATTTCTACAATATACTGGGCATTTTTGTTTATTGAAGCCAGATTAGCTGCTttaatttttttgtttttgttttgtgaGCTTGCTTTTCTGTTCGGTTTTAATATGATTGGAACTAACTGAACTACTCTGTTATTAGGACTCTGCAACTACCGAAGACACACAGCACTGTGACAGAAGACAAGTGGAAAGAAGGCTGTTACTGAGGAAAGCCCAAAGATTAACAAACTGCTGGCACCTGATGAAGTGCGAGCCCAGCTGGCTGGGCAGAAGTCCAATTTAAATCAAACATGGGGGAAAAATGTCCAGTTTCCAGCAATGGAACAATATTTTGTAAAGACTGGTTTTAAATGTTCGTGGCCATCTGTGCCAGGTTTCTGACTCCTGGGTTCCTGTTGGTTGCATCATCAGCTCAATCGTATAAAGCCAGGTTGTGCCATTAGGTACCTTTAAATTTGATAGTTTACATATTTAGGCATTGCAAACTCAAATTCTAAACTGACTGAACATGAGGTAAAATTATGTAACAATCAAAACCTTTAAATAGCAAAACCAATCACAGTTTGTCTTGATGCTTTATCATCCaaaacttcatttaaaaaaaaaatgaaagtgtATAACAGAAGAAGGCAAAATAACTGGGGCGTGCTTGGAGGTGTCTGTAGTTGCCCAGTATTTGAATATTCCTTTGTTCAGTTCTATTCTGAGGCTCAATTTATGTAAAGATTGTTTCACAAAAGTCATAGCTTTTTTTTTTATACATTAGTGTTGCAGTTAGCTAGGATATGTTGTATGAACAGCAGGACTTTGTTAAAGTGTTTGTTGCATTGTACTGGAACAACTGCGAACATTCCTTAACTCTTACAAGATTGAAGAGTATCTGATATCCTTGCAATGTTTAATTAAACTGTTGACCACTTCCTTAAGGTATGTAGATAAATGTCCAAGTGTGAAGAAGTGAAAGTTTGAAAGACACCATTAATTAGCAGAGACATGGTACAGTAAGTACCAAGATGTTTCAAAAGCATTAAACTACTGTCCCCCTTAACAATTTCAGGGGCTTGTAAATTTACTGCGTGACAGAAGTGGGGGCTTAATGACTTATTATATCCTGTGTTTTGTGGTGGAGGTGATCAATCAATGTTGGTTATTCTTTCATGCTTCCCAGCTGCTGGTAGTTTTTTTTGGCACAGCAGGCAAGTTAACTACCTTTCTTATTGCAGAGACCCTTACTGCACCGAGATGGAAGATGTTTCACATTTGTACCTGAATTTCTGATTATCTGGAGTGCTTTCAACCCAAAGGGAAATTGACTATCACACTCACTTGCCACCTGGAAATGAAGTTGGAAGACTAGTGGGGACGATGCTTGTAAAGTCTAAGAATGAaggggtgggaaagacagagaaACTCAACCCATCAGTCTTACTGTTTCAGCATGAAATTTTCAATTTATTTAAATAATTCAAGTCATTAACCAGTACCACTTTAGATGACAGTATGACAGTCTAACATTAATATCCAAGTTTGCTTTGTTTGGCAAATATTGAATTGGTTGCATACCTGAAATGGATTCTATTT
This Heterodontus francisci isolate sHetFra1 chromosome 15, sHetFra1.hap1, whole genome shotgun sequence DNA region includes the following protein-coding sequences:
- the zgc:66447 gene encoding SLAIN motif-containing protein-like isoform X3 gives rise to the protein MVGPNVTEPEGGTDAGVPAGSSFTAAIVTALPDADKEVKKLQELVKKLELQNEQLRCRSGRGGKGLGGGDGTLSPANGAPAECAGDILDVQLSSDDSLLTDCEALLNSWKAEIPSSVLPGVPRCWLRCPDGDEEQQLPLVYLEEDVLDLEPDPDTVEEDSWLYVSPKKTATTDPDQKAQNPLKWCRQVLDHPSPETEAACRSLMCRLDQGYPTIHSTLSSQSSIDSELSTSDDSISMGYKLQDLTDVQIMARLQEESLRQDYASSSASASRRSSSASLNSLRRGTYSDQEFDTYSLDDEDEYDYSLPQHSVHRYSPSPRNSPRSQSPVRGAATAGRVRPSRRCLQGRVSELMSYTKNQEEMRRSMPNLAKSGIRCSDSGRNSRSFESNLQIPSSRISRLQQSPAGPSTGKLRYTTGNSSQIPLSNRQPVKAIANSNSPLMQRHPMKTTGYPGSGSNVRRIQSPTCSSTSTSIASTGRSSSSAPVPRSTPTKSRVTGTCTATVSKSKLLQTTRRTLQLPKTHSTVTEDKWKEGCY
- the zgc:66447 gene encoding SLAIN motif-containing protein-like isoform X2, which translates into the protein MVGPNVTEPEGGTDAGVPAGSSFTAAIVTALPDADKEVKKLQELVKKLELQNEQLRCRSGRGGKGLGGGDGTLSPANGAPAECAGDILDVQLSSDDSLLTDCEALLNSWKAEIPSSVLPGVPRCWLRCPDGDEEQQLPLVYLEEDVLDLEPDPDTVEEDSWLYVSPKKTATTDPDQKAQNPLKWCRQVLDHPSPETEAACRSLMCRLDQANRWRNIYCTPFSSACTYSSNTDVTSCSNLLNSSGFLKTSTKPVLTYGSSGYPTIHSTLSSQSSIDSELSTSDDSISMGYKLQDLTDVQIMARLQEESLRQDYASSSASASRRSSSASLNSLRRGTYSDQEFDTYSLDDEDEYDYSLPQHSVHRYSPSPRNSPRSQSPVRGAATAGRVRPSRRCLQGRVSELMSYTKNQGPSTGKLRYTTGNSSQIPLSNRQPVKAIANSNSPLMQRHPMKTTGYPGSGSNVRRIQSPTCSSTSTSIASTGRSSSSAPVPRSTPTKSRVTGTCTATVSKSKLLQTTRRTLQLPKTHSTVTEDKWKEGCY
- the zgc:66447 gene encoding SLAIN motif-containing protein-like isoform X1 produces the protein MVGPNVTEPEGGTDAGVPAGSSFTAAIVTALPDADKEVKKLQELVKKLELQNEQLRCRSGRGGKGLGGGDGTLSPANGAPAECAGDILDVQLSSDDSLLTDCEALLNSWKAEIPSSVLPGVPRCWLRCPDGDEEQQLPLVYLEEDVLDLEPDPDTVEEDSWLYVSPKKTATTDPDQKAQNPLKWCRQVLDHPSPETEAACRSLMCRLDQANRWRNIYCTPFSSACTYSSNTDVTSCSNLLNSSGFLKTSTKPVLTYGSSGYPTIHSTLSSQSSIDSELSTSDDSISMGYKLQDLTDVQIMARLQEESLRQDYASSSASASRRSSSASLNSLRRGTYSDQEFDTYSLDDEDEYDYSLPQHSVHRYSPSPRNSPRSQSPVRGAATAGRVRPSRRCLQGRVSELMSYTKNQEEMRRSMPNLAKSGIRCSDSGRNSRSFESNLQIPSSRISRLQQSPAGPSTGKLRYTTGNSSQIPLSNRQPVKAIANSNSPLMQRHPMKTTGYPGSGSNVRRIQSPTCSSTSTSIASTGRSSSSAPVPRSTPTKSRVTGTCTATVSKSKLLQTTRRTLQLPKTHSTVTEDKWKEGCY